A genomic region of Raphanus sativus cultivar WK10039 chromosome 6, ASM80110v3, whole genome shotgun sequence contains the following coding sequences:
- the LOC108829364 gene encoding serine/threonine protein phosphatase 2A 55 kDa regulatory subunit B alpha isoform: MKSSGGGDDVGASSGPLDWRFSQVFGERSAGEEVQEVDIISAIEFDKSGDHLATGDRGGRVVLFERTDSKNASGGRKDLEGTDYPVRHPEFRYKTEFQSHEPEFDYLKSLEIEEKINKIRWSQAANGALFLLSTNDKTIKFWKVQEKKIKKICDIINTDSSTTLGNGSVPTSTNSNVTDSYLTNGGSHDNYLSNDYSFPPGGIPSLQLPAVTTSHETSPVARCRRVYTHAHDYHINSISNNSDGETFISADDLRINLWNLEISNQSFNIVDVKPANMEDLTEVITSAEFHPTHCNTLAYSSSKGSIRLIDLRQSALCDSHSKLFEYTATPASRSFFTEIIASVSDIKFARGGRYILSRDYMTLKLWDINMDSGPVSTFQVHEHLRPKLCDLYENDSIFDKFECCLSGDGLRVATGSYSNLFRVFGVSPGSTETTTLEASRNPMRQVTTPARPSRPSLSSITRVVRRGAESPANGDGNGNNSFDHTTKLLHLAWHPTENSIACAAANSLYMYYA; the protein is encoded by the exons ATGAAGagtagtggtggtggtgatgatgtcGGAGCTTCTTCAGGGCCTTTGGATTGGAGATTCTCTCAGGTTTTCGGTGAACGCAGCGCTGGTGAAGAAGTTCAAGAAG TTGATATAATATCAGCGATTGAGTTTGATAAATCGGGTGACCATCTTGCTACTGGGGACCGTGGAGGGCGTGTTGTTCTGTTCGAGAGGACAGATTCCAAAAAT GCCAGTGGAGGTAGAAAGGATCTCGAAGGAACAGACTATCCAGTGAGACACCCGGAGTTTCGTTATAAAACTGAATTTCAAAGTCATGAACCTGAG TTTGATTACCTCAAGAGTTTGGAGATAGAGGAGAAGATCAACAAAATTAGATGGTCACAAGCAGCGAACGGTGCTCTTTTTCTCCTTTCAACGAATGATAAAACCATCAAGTTTTGGAAG GTTcaagagaagaagatcaagaaaattTGTGACATTATTAATACGGATTCTTCAACAACTCTAGGAAATGGAAGTGTCCCAACCTCAACTAATTCAAACGTTACAGATTCATACCTCACTAACGGAGGATCACATGACAACTATTTAAGTAATGACTACTCATTTCCCCCTGGAGGCATCCCATCGCTGCAGTTACCTGCG GTAACTACTAGCCATGAGACTAGCCCTGTGGCTAGATGTAGAAGAGTGTACACTCATGCTCATGATTATCATATCAATTCAATCTCAAACAATAG TGACGGCGAGACATTTATATCTGCTGACGATTTGCGGATTAATCTCTGGAACCTGGAGATAAGCAATCAAAGTTTCAACATTGTTGACGTCAAGCCTGCTAATATGGAAGATCTAACTG AGGTTATCACATCAGCGGAGTTTCATCCTACTCATTGCAATACCTTAGCGTATAGCAGTTCGAAAGGTTCAATTCGCCTGATTGATCTGCGACAATCAGCTTTATGTGACTCACATTCCAAATT gttTGAGTACACAGCGACACCAGCTTCTAGATCATTCTTCACGGAGATAATTGCTTCAGTTTCAGACATCAAATTTGCGAGAGGAGGAAGATATATACTTAGCCGTGACTATATGACGCTTAAG TTATGGGACATCAACATGGACTCGGGTCCAGTATCAACGTTCCAGGTTCACGAACATTTAAGACCAAAG CTCTGTGATTTATATGAAAATGATTCTATCTTCGATAAGTTCGAGTGTTGTCTTAGTGGGGACGGGTTGCGAGTGGCTACAGGTTCTTACAG CAATCTCTTCCGTGTGTTTGGTGTTTCCCCGGGAAGTACTGAAACTACAACCTTGGAAGCAAGCAGAAACCCAATGAGACAAGTCACAACACCCGCGAGGCCATCAAGACCATCGTTAAGCAGTATAACACGCGTGGTTAGAAGAG GAGCGGAGAGTCCTGCAAATGGCGATGGGAATGGTAATAATTCTTTTGACCATACAACCAAGTTGCTGCATCTCGCATGGCATCCAACAGAGAACTCCATAGCTTGCGCTGCGGCCAACAGTTTGTACATGTACTATGcttga
- the LOC108829375 gene encoding dof zinc finger protein DOF3.1 has protein sequence MQDPAAYYQSMMAKQQQQPEFPVQEELKCPRCDSPNTKFCYYNNYNLSQPRHFCKSCRRYWTKGGALRNVPVGGGTRKNAKRSTSSSPASSPSSNSNKKTKNTDPDLSSQTGSRTDTDPTRMLYGFPIGDQDVKGMEMVGGGSFSSLLASNMQLGLGGIVLDGSGWDPGMGLRRSEAGNGGAGGGDPWTDLAMNRVEKEGDDRRN, from the coding sequence atgcaGGATCCAGCAGCTTATTACCAGTCAATGATGgcgaaacaacaacaacaaccggaGTTTCCGGTTCAAGAAGAGCTAAAGTGTCCTCGCTGTGACTCACCAAACACAAAATTCTGTTACTACAACAACTACAACCTGTCACAGCCCCGTCACTTCTGCAAAAGCTGCCGTCGTTACTGGACCAAAGGCGGGGCTCTCCGTAACGTCCCCGTCGGTGGAGGCACTCGCAAGAACGCAAAACGATCAACCTCATCATCccctgcttcttctccttcctccaACAGCAACAAGAAGACCAAGAACACCGATCCTGATCTTAGTTCACAAACCGGGTCCAGAACGGATACGGATCCGACCCGGATGCTGTACGGGTTTCCTATCGGAGACCAAGACGTGAAAGGTATGGAGATGGTCGGTGGTGGAAGTTTCAGCTCGCTTTTGGCGTCGAATATGCAGTTGGGTCTAGGCGGGATCGTTCTCGACGGGTCGGGTTGGGATCCGGGTATGGGTTTAAGGAGGAGCGAAGCGGGTAATGGAGGAGCTGGTGGTGGTGACCCGTGGACTGATCTGGCTATGAACAGAGTGGAGAAAGAAGGTGATGACCGAAGAAACTAG